A section of the Drosophila subobscura isolate 14011-0131.10 chromosome A, UCBerk_Dsub_1.0, whole genome shotgun sequence genome encodes:
- the LOC117892296 gene encoding uncharacterized protein LOC117892296 gives MKLHWQIIFGLMLVFAVLASMAVAQPLEEDDVDDSGSDESLLGDDESDEAQAGEAGNVQQDYLNVADYTRPPPPWWF, from the coding sequence ATGAAGTTGCACTGGCAAATCATTTTTGGGCTGATGCTCGTCTTCGCTGTGCTGGCATCGATGGCTGTGGCCCAGCCCCTGGAGGAGGATGACGTGGATGATTCTGGCTCGGATGAGTCTCTGCTTGGTGATGATGAATCGGACGAGGCGCAGGCAGGAGAGGCGGGCAATGTGCAGCAAGATTATCTCAATGTGGCGGACTACACCCGACCACCGCCCCCTTGGTGGTTTTAA
- the LOC117892289 gene encoding protein yellow isoform X1 encodes MHAQDKGGILPALSLLLIAVAMVSPSQAAYKLQERYSWNQLDFAFPSARLKEQALASGDYIPTNALPVGVEHFGNRLFVTVPRWRDGIPATLTYINMDHSVTGSPELIPYPDWRANTAGDCANSITTAYRIKVDECGRLWVLDTGTVGIGNTTTNPCPYAINIFDLATDTRIRRYELPAADTNPNTFIANIAVDIGKSCDDAFAYFADELGYGLISYSWELNKSWRFSAHSYFFPDPLRGDFNVAGINFQWGEEGIFGMSLTPIRSDGYRTLYFSPLASHRQFAVSTRILRDETRTEDSYHDFVALDERGPNAHTTSRVMSDDGVELFNLIDQNAVGCWHSSMPYSPQSHGIVDRDDVGLVFPADIKIDENKNVWVLSDRMPVFLLSDLDYSDTNFRIYTAPLATLIENTVCDLRNNAYGPPNTVSIPKQAAPGHSAVGPPLYTTTNQYRPVLSQKPQTSWGPSLPSRNYLPALNGNPGIPGSRNNLNNLGAPGQVVSSVSVSTNTVGPSGIEVPKAYVFNQHNGLNYETSGPHLFPTLQPAPSQLGGGLKTYVNARQSGWWHHQQQG; translated from the exons ATGCACGCCCAGGACAAAGGAGGAATCCTGCCAGCGCTCTCACTTCTGCTGATTGCTGTCGCCATGGTCAGCCCATCGCAGGCCGCCTACAAGCTGCAGGAGCGCTACAGCTGGAACCAGCTGGACTTTGCCTTCCCCAGTGCCAGGCTCAAGGAGCAGGCCCTGGCCAGCGGCGACTACATACCCACGAATGCCCTGCCCGTCGGTGTCGAGCACTTTGGCAATCGCCTCTTTGTCACCGTTCCCCGCTGGCGAGATG gAATTCCGGCTACGCTGACCTACATCAACATGGACCACAGTGTGACGGGCTCCCCGGAACTGATTCCATACCCGGACTGGCGGGCGAACACGGCCGGGGACTGCGCCAACAGCATCACCACCGCCTACCGCATCAAGGTGGACGAGTGCGGCCGTCTGTGGGTGCTGGACACGGGCACTGTGGGCATCggcaacaccaccaccaatCCCTGCCCCTACGCGATCAACATCTTCGATCTGGCCACAGACACGCGCATTCGGCGCTACGAGCTGCCCGCGGCAGACACCAACCCGAACACTTTCATAGCCAACATTGCCGTGGACATTGGCAAGAGCTGTGACGATGCATTCGCCTACTTTGCGGACGAGCTGGGCTATGGGCTGATCTCTTACTCCTGGGAGCTGAACAAGTCGTGGCGCTTCTCCGCGCACTCCTACTTCTTCCCGGACCCACTGCGCGGCGACTTCAACGTGGCCGGCATCAACTTCCAGTGGGGCGAGGAGGGAATCTTCGGCATGTCGCTGACTCCCATACGCTCCGACGGCTACCGCACCCTCTACTTCAGTCCGTTGGCCAGCCATCGCCAGTTTGCCGTGTCCACGCGCATCCTGCGGGACGAGACGCGCACCGAGGACAGCTACCACGACTTTGTGGCGCTGGATGAGCGCGGTCCCAATGCCCACACCACGTCGCGCGTGATGAGCGACGACGGCGTGGAGCTGTTCAATCTGATTGATCAGAACGCCGTCGGCTGCTGGCACTCATCGATGCCCTACTCGCCGCAGTCCCATGGCATCGTCGACCGCGACGATGTGGGCCTGGTCTTCCCCGCCGACATCAAGATCGATGAGAACAAGAACGTGTGGGTGCTGTCCGATCGGATGCCGGTGTTCCTGCTTTCCGATCTGGACTACTCGGACACCAACTTCCGCATCTACACAGCCCCGCTGGCCACCCTCATCGAGAACACCGTCTGCGATCTGCGGAACAATGCCTACGGCCCACCCAACACCGTGTCCATTCCCAAGCAGGCGGCACCCGGCCACTCCGCTGTCGGACCGCCGCTCTACACGACCACCAACCAGTATCGTCCCGTGCTCTCGCAGAAGCCGCAAACCAGCTGGGGCCCCTCGCTGCCCAGCCGCAACTATCTGCCGGCCCTCAACGGCAATCCTGGCATTCCCGGCAGTCGCAACAATCTCAACAATCTCGGCGCTCCCGGCCAGGTGGTCTCCAGCGTGAGTGTCTCGACGAACACCGTCGGCCCCTCTGGCATTGAGGTGCCCAAGGCCTATGTGTTCAACCAGCACAATGGCCTCAACTACGAGACCAGCGGGCCGCATCTCTTCCCCACCCTACAGCCGGCACCCTCCCAGCTCGGGGGTGGACTCAAGACCTATGTAAATGCCCGACAGTCGGGCTGgtggcaccaccagcagcagggctaG
- the LOC117892685 gene encoding uncharacterized protein LOC117892685: MGNSFTMQFRWIISVAVLASLLSRLECKTPTSIVDFDDPAMLQRWNRALQAINAAERQRQQDKAQPNPVPVVRQQRPNDKRLRWRSNSKQLRLHPRRSFAGQSARAAATYTSTINVNAPNPTYLDVKDYVRSEPPWWFN, from the coding sequence ATGGGAAACAGTTTCACCATGCAGTTTCGATGGATCATTTCTGTGGCCGTTTTGGCGTCTCTGCTGTCGCGCTTGGAGTGCAAGACTCCCACCTCGATCGTTGACTTCGATGATCCAGCCATGCTGCAGCGCTGGAATCGCGCTCTGCAGGCCATCAACGCTGCggaacggcagcggcagcaggacaAGGCACAGCCCAATCCCGTGCCAGTTGTCAGGCAACAGCGACCCAACGACAAGCGCCTAAGATggcgcagcaacagcaagcagctgcGACTGCATCCCAGGAGGAGCTTCGCAGGGCAATCAGCTCGTGCTGCCGCCACGTACACCTCcacaataaatgtaaatgcgcCGAATCCGACATATCTCGATGTCAAGGACTACGTGCGATCTGAGCCACCCTGGTGGTTCAACTGA
- the LOC117893744 gene encoding achaete-scute complex protein T5 has protein sequence MALDSENSSQDMFGYDQYDQFEQSLEIGGASVVRRNARERNRVKQVNNGFSQLRQHIPVAVIADLSNGRRGIGPGANKKLSKVSTLRMAVEYIRRLQKVIDENDHKRQERQQHPSHHHVQQQQQHMLFQQQNLQLQHQQQQQQQQHLYALQQQLQLSSPTGSVSSCNSSDSNNSSNNSSSYYSAASATAAAAAMATLLQPTEVTTKLESSYEDYRNNSCSSGTEDEDILDYISLWQDDL, from the coding sequence ATGGCACTGGACAGCGAAAACTCAAGTCAGGACATGTTCGGCTACGATCAGTACGATCAGTTCGAGCAGTCGCTGGAGATTGGTGGCGCCTCGGTGGTGCGTCGCAATGCCCGGGAGCGCAACCGGGTCAAGCAGGTCAACAACGGCTTCAGCCAGCTCCGGCAGCACATACCCGTGGCCGTCATCGCTGACCTAAGCAACGGTCGGCGGGGCATTGGTCCGGGTGCCAACAAGAAGCTGAGCAAAGTCTCGACACTGCGCATGGCCGTCGAGTACATCCGCCGTCTGCAGAAGGTCATCGATGAGAATGACCACAAGcggcaggagcggcagcagcatccttcACATCAtcatgtccagcagcagcagcaacacatgctcttccagcagcagaacttgcaactgcaacaccaacagcagcagcagcagcagcagcacttgtacgccctgcagcagcaattgcagctCAGCTCTCCCACCGGCAGCGTCAGctcctgcaacagcagcgacagcaacaacagcagcaacaacagctccTCCTATTACAGTGCAGCATCGGcgacagccgcagccgcagccatgGCCACTTTGCTGCAGCCAACTGAAGTCACAACGAAGCTGGAGTCCAGCTACGAGGACTACCGCAACAACTCCTGCAGCTCCGGCACCGAGGATGAGGACATCCTCGACTACATCTCGCTCTGGCAGGATGACCTTTAA
- the LOC117892289 gene encoding protein yellow isoform X2: MHAQDKGGILPALSLLLIAVAMVSPSQAAYKLQERYSWNQLDFAFPSARLKEQALASGDYIPTNALPVGVEHFGNRLFVTVPRWRDGIPATLTYINMDHSVTGSPELIPYPDWRANTAGDCANSITTAYRIKVDECGRLWVLDTGTVGIGNTTTNPCPYAINIFDLATDTRIRRYELPAADTNPNTFIANIAVDIGKSCDDAFAYFADELGYGLISYSWELNKSWRFSAHSYFFPDPLRGDFNVAGINFQWGEEGIFGMSLTPIRSDGYRTLYFSPLASHRQFAVSTRILRDETRTEDSYHDFVALDERGPNAHTTSRVMSDDGVELFNLIDQNAVGCWHSSMPYSPQSHGIVDRDDVGLVFPADIKIDENKNVWVLSDRMPVFLLSDLDYSDTNFRIYTAPLATLIENTVCDLRNNAYGPPNTVSIPKQAAPGHSAVGPPLYTTTNQYRPVLSQKPQTSWGPSLPSRNYLPALNGNPGAPGQVVSSVSVSTNTVGPSGIEVPKAYVFNQHNGLNYETSGPHLFPTLQPAPSQLGGGLKTYVNARQSGWWHHQQQG; this comes from the exons ATGCACGCCCAGGACAAAGGAGGAATCCTGCCAGCGCTCTCACTTCTGCTGATTGCTGTCGCCATGGTCAGCCCATCGCAGGCCGCCTACAAGCTGCAGGAGCGCTACAGCTGGAACCAGCTGGACTTTGCCTTCCCCAGTGCCAGGCTCAAGGAGCAGGCCCTGGCCAGCGGCGACTACATACCCACGAATGCCCTGCCCGTCGGTGTCGAGCACTTTGGCAATCGCCTCTTTGTCACCGTTCCCCGCTGGCGAGATG gAATTCCGGCTACGCTGACCTACATCAACATGGACCACAGTGTGACGGGCTCCCCGGAACTGATTCCATACCCGGACTGGCGGGCGAACACGGCCGGGGACTGCGCCAACAGCATCACCACCGCCTACCGCATCAAGGTGGACGAGTGCGGCCGTCTGTGGGTGCTGGACACGGGCACTGTGGGCATCggcaacaccaccaccaatCCCTGCCCCTACGCGATCAACATCTTCGATCTGGCCACAGACACGCGCATTCGGCGCTACGAGCTGCCCGCGGCAGACACCAACCCGAACACTTTCATAGCCAACATTGCCGTGGACATTGGCAAGAGCTGTGACGATGCATTCGCCTACTTTGCGGACGAGCTGGGCTATGGGCTGATCTCTTACTCCTGGGAGCTGAACAAGTCGTGGCGCTTCTCCGCGCACTCCTACTTCTTCCCGGACCCACTGCGCGGCGACTTCAACGTGGCCGGCATCAACTTCCAGTGGGGCGAGGAGGGAATCTTCGGCATGTCGCTGACTCCCATACGCTCCGACGGCTACCGCACCCTCTACTTCAGTCCGTTGGCCAGCCATCGCCAGTTTGCCGTGTCCACGCGCATCCTGCGGGACGAGACGCGCACCGAGGACAGCTACCACGACTTTGTGGCGCTGGATGAGCGCGGTCCCAATGCCCACACCACGTCGCGCGTGATGAGCGACGACGGCGTGGAGCTGTTCAATCTGATTGATCAGAACGCCGTCGGCTGCTGGCACTCATCGATGCCCTACTCGCCGCAGTCCCATGGCATCGTCGACCGCGACGATGTGGGCCTGGTCTTCCCCGCCGACATCAAGATCGATGAGAACAAGAACGTGTGGGTGCTGTCCGATCGGATGCCGGTGTTCCTGCTTTCCGATCTGGACTACTCGGACACCAACTTCCGCATCTACACAGCCCCGCTGGCCACCCTCATCGAGAACACCGTCTGCGATCTGCGGAACAATGCCTACGGCCCACCCAACACCGTGTCCATTCCCAAGCAGGCGGCACCCGGCCACTCCGCTGTCGGACCGCCGCTCTACACGACCACCAACCAGTATCGTCCCGTGCTCTCGCAGAAGCCGCAAACCAGCTGGGGCCCCTCGCTGCCCAGCCGCAACTATCTGCCGGCCCTCAACGGCAATCC CGGCGCTCCCGGCCAGGTGGTCTCCAGCGTGAGTGTCTCGACGAACACCGTCGGCCCCTCTGGCATTGAGGTGCCCAAGGCCTATGTGTTCAACCAGCACAATGGCCTCAACTACGAGACCAGCGGGCCGCATCTCTTCCCCACCCTACAGCCGGCACCCTCCCAGCTCGGGGGTGGACTCAAGACCTATGTAAATGCCCGACAGTCGGGCTGgtggcaccaccagcagcagggctaG